In a genomic window of Chryseobacterium sp. G0162:
- a CDS encoding RNA polymerase sigma factor: MNLTDSTLLKKIKSGDRPAFMLLYDRYWDSLYRFVFVRTKDKEASEELLQNLWIKILENTEMIQTDESESAKGYLLRHLHYRILDYYNSFKKAPPTLSIDEFDIPSEIDISDTEYFEILEENEISVLLSMIDEVVSHFPTTEQQVYDMRIRKNMSVNETAEALGISNKTVSNKLSKSLGEIREQLNPDYQSSKKLISILMLMELLTKY, translated from the coding sequence ATGAATCTAACAGACTCTACTTTATTAAAGAAAATAAAATCAGGCGACCGCCCTGCATTTATGCTGTTGTATGACCGATATTGGGATAGTTTATACCGCTTTGTATTTGTAAGGACAAAGGATAAAGAAGCCTCTGAAGAGCTGCTTCAGAATTTATGGATAAAGATCCTTGAAAATACAGAGATGATACAAACGGATGAATCGGAAAGTGCAAAAGGTTACCTGCTCCGACATCTGCATTATCGTATCCTTGATTATTATAATAGCTTTAAAAAAGCTCCCCCTACATTGAGTATTGATGAATTTGATATCCCTTCAGAAATAGATATTTCAGACACTGAGTATTTTGAGATTCTTGAGGAAAATGAGATCTCGGTCTTACTATCTATGATTGATGAAGTAGTTTCTCACTTTCCAACCACTGAACAGCAGGTCTATGATATGAGGATCCGAAAAAATATGTCTGTTAATGAAACAGCGGAAGCACTTGGAATAAGCAATAAGACGGTTAGTAATAAACTAAGCAAATCCCTTGGTGAAATTCGCGAACAGCTTAATCCGGATTATCAATCTTCTAAAAAATTAATATCCATTTTAATGCTGATGGAACTCCTCACAAAATATTGA
- a CDS encoding ATP-binding cassette domain-containing protein — MENIEITNARQNNLKNISIKIPKYKIVVFTGVSGSGKSSLVFETIGAEAQRQINETQNSFIRNRLQHYGIPDVDKIENLNVPIIINQKRLGGNARSTVGTAADVYASLRLLFSRMGHPFVGYSNVFSFNNPQGMCPECEGLGIVQTVNVNRLIDQTKSLNEGAIKFPTFQPGGWRLTRYTQSGYFDNDKKLKDFTAKEWDILLYERNHIPKHPDKSWGKTVKYEGIIPRIEKTFLKKDSKENSTRKDALNNVIITESCPSCHGKRLNVKILSCKIKGKNIADCTALSIDELLEFINNLKSEAYEVIIKELSGKLQNIINIGLQYLTLDRNTNSLSGGESQRIKMVRNLGNSLVDLLYIFDEPSIGLHPKDLQNINTIIQQIKDKGNSVLVVEHDPDIVKMADWVVDMGPGSGKSGGKIIYEGDLGGLKKSKGKTGSYFKEKPVIKTQFRKPDGYLEIKNASLHNLKDISVNIPTGLMTVVTGVAGSGKSTLINHILPLFYPDLTVIDQSLFTASARSNLLTYLNISDTVRKLFSECNHVSEKLFSRNSEGACKNCKGLGVEKIDLAFMDDIEQPCEVCGGSGFDPKVQKYQYHQKTIVEVMNMTVLEAQDFFSDKNIIRNFDLLVKLGLDYLMLGQRLDSFSGGERQRLKLTRELKNTHQIIVLDEPSTGLHPSDTQKLLSFFNDLVDQHNTLIVIEHNLDIIAQADWIIDIGPGAGKFGGKVLFEGTPNALLKNKTSYTAEFLRKHIE; from the coding sequence ATGGAAAACATAGAAATTACTAATGCAAGACAGAATAATCTCAAAAATATTTCCATAAAAATTCCAAAATATAAGATCGTAGTTTTTACTGGAGTATCGGGATCAGGGAAATCTTCCTTGGTATTTGAAACCATAGGAGCAGAGGCACAGCGTCAGATTAATGAAACGCAGAACAGTTTTATAAGAAACAGGTTACAGCATTATGGCATTCCGGATGTAGACAAAATCGAAAATCTGAATGTTCCCATTATCATCAACCAGAAGAGACTGGGAGGAAATGCACGTTCCACGGTGGGAACAGCTGCTGATGTTTATGCTTCTCTGAGGCTGCTTTTTTCAAGAATGGGACATCCTTTCGTAGGATATTCCAATGTATTTTCGTTCAATAATCCACAGGGTATGTGTCCGGAATGCGAAGGACTAGGTATTGTACAGACGGTAAATGTTAATAGGCTGATTGATCAGACGAAATCTTTAAATGAAGGAGCCATTAAATTTCCAACTTTTCAACCGGGAGGATGGCGTTTAACAAGATATACACAATCAGGCTATTTTGATAACGATAAAAAGCTGAAGGATTTTACAGCTAAAGAATGGGATATCCTATTATATGAACGTAACCATATACCTAAACATCCTGATAAAAGCTGGGGTAAAACTGTGAAATATGAAGGAATTATTCCGAGGATTGAAAAGACATTTCTAAAAAAAGATTCCAAAGAAAATAGTACCCGAAAAGATGCTTTAAATAATGTAATCATCACAGAATCCTGCCCATCATGCCATGGGAAACGTCTGAATGTAAAGATTCTGAGCTGTAAGATCAAAGGTAAAAATATTGCAGATTGTACTGCACTTTCTATTGATGAGCTATTGGAATTTATTAACAACCTGAAATCTGAAGCTTATGAAGTTATCATTAAAGAGCTTTCCGGAAAGCTTCAGAATATTATTAATATTGGTTTGCAGTATCTTACATTGGACCGAAATACAAATTCTCTTTCAGGAGGCGAATCCCAAAGGATAAAAATGGTAAGGAACCTGGGAAATAGTCTGGTAGATTTATTGTATATCTTTGATGAACCTAGTATTGGCCTTCACCCAAAGGACCTACAGAATATTAATACCATTATCCAGCAGATCAAGGATAAAGGGAATTCTGTTTTGGTGGTTGAACATGATCCGGATATCGTTAAAATGGCTGACTGGGTGGTGGATATGGGACCAGGCTCCGGAAAAAGCGGGGGTAAAATTATCTATGAAGGAGATCTCGGCGGATTAAAAAAATCTAAAGGAAAAACAGGCTCTTATTTTAAAGAAAAGCCTGTTATAAAAACCCAATTCAGAAAACCTGATGGGTATCTTGAAATTAAGAATGCCAGTCTGCATAACCTTAAAGATATAAGCGTAAATATACCTACAGGCCTTATGACTGTTGTTACTGGGGTAGCAGGATCAGGAAAAAGCACCTTGATTAATCATATTTTACCTTTATTTTATCCCGATTTAACAGTGATAGACCAATCTTTATTTACAGCAAGTGCCCGATCCAATCTTCTGACATATTTAAATATATCTGATACGGTGCGAAAACTGTTTTCAGAGTGTAATCATGTTTCAGAAAAGCTGTTCAGTCGGAATAGTGAAGGAGCCTGTAAAAACTGTAAAGGATTGGGAGTAGAAAAAATAGATTTAGCTTTTATGGATGATATTGAACAGCCTTGTGAAGTATGTGGTGGTTCAGGATTCGACCCGAAAGTTCAGAAATATCAATATCATCAGAAGACTATTGTAGAAGTGATGAATATGACAGTTCTGGAAGCTCAAGATTTTTTTTCGGATAAAAATATCATCAGAAACTTTGATTTGCTGGTAAAATTGGGCTTAGATTATCTCATGCTGGGACAACGTCTGGACAGCTTTTCGGGTGGTGAAAGACAGCGTTTGAAACTGACCCGGGAACTGAAAAATACCCATCAGATTATTGTTCTGGATGAACCAAGTACAGGTTTGCACCCAAGTGATACCCAAAAACTGTTGTCATTTTTTAATGATCTTGTAGACCAGCATAATACATTAATTGTTATTGAGCATAATCTGGATATTATTGCTCAGGCTGATTGGATCATTGATATTGGCCCTGGTGCTGGAAAATTTGGTGGAAAAGTTTTGTTTGAAGGAACTCCTAATGCGTTATTGAAAAATAAAACCTCATATACTGCGGAATTCCTGAGAAAACATATTGAATAG
- a CDS encoding S41 family peptidase — MRNFFTLQCIAIIILFISCSDHDENAPVFPEGSTESINLWVQDSLKRYYYWADQMPAKPDYHLPVKDFFKSLLAPQDRFSFIVNTEDPSSYPRSIRNMYGFDYTVIQQANGEVVTVIKLVLTNSPAFNAGLERGMIITKINGKTVTASNAEAMTSSMKDLTVLDLTVGGWNNGKIIDEKEIKVYYGLSFEQPLLSKVFEKNGKKVGYLYVYDFPDGMTQTFSQKFAEFKGAGVQELILDLRYNYGGSVSAAAALCSLIPSGLSSASPFIIFKGNKNGGEVKRTFSQQIAYDPKALDFNTLRTNALGLNKVYILTSNSTASAAEIVINNLKPYMQVIQVGDVTLGKDMAGFTIEDKRKPQKIRWQMHPVIYKVFNGNGTGEYSNGILPQVSVNEYVTLPLLPLGDPNETLISSVLNGTYFKSAHQGGSSEEAKILYQSDVPPIAVGKDL, encoded by the coding sequence ATGAGAAATTTTTTTACACTTCAATGCATAGCGATCATCATTCTCTTTATCTCCTGTTCGGATCATGATGAAAATGCACCTGTCTTTCCGGAGGGAAGTACAGAGTCCATTAACCTTTGGGTACAGGACAGCCTGAAACGATATTATTACTGGGCAGATCAGATGCCTGCTAAGCCGGATTATCATCTTCCTGTAAAAGATTTTTTTAAAAGTTTGCTGGCTCCTCAGGATCGGTTTTCTTTTATTGTCAATACAGAAGATCCTTCCAGTTATCCACGTTCAATCCGGAATATGTATGGTTTTGATTATACTGTTATTCAGCAGGCTAACGGAGAAGTGGTAACCGTCATTAAACTGGTTCTTACAAACTCACCTGCCTTCAATGCGGGATTGGAACGAGGAATGATTATCACCAAAATCAATGGAAAAACAGTCACAGCAAGCAATGCTGAGGCTATGACTTCTTCCATGAAAGATCTCACAGTTCTGGATCTTACCGTAGGAGGTTGGAACAATGGAAAGATCATTGATGAAAAAGAGATCAAAGTATATTATGGACTATCTTTTGAGCAACCTCTATTATCTAAAGTGTTTGAAAAAAACGGTAAAAAGGTAGGGTATCTATATGTTTATGATTTTCCAGATGGGATGACACAAACCTTCAGCCAAAAGTTTGCCGAATTTAAAGGTGCCGGAGTACAGGAACTAATTCTTGATCTGAGGTACAATTATGGTGGATCCGTATCTGCAGCTGCTGCTCTTTGTTCCCTGATTCCTTCAGGCCTATCATCGGCATCTCCCTTCATTATTTTTAAAGGAAATAAAAACGGAGGTGAGGTGAAAAGAACATTTTCCCAACAGATCGCCTATGATCCGAAAGCACTTGATTTTAATACTTTACGCACCAATGCTTTAGGGTTGAATAAAGTCTATATTTTAACTTCAAACAGTACGGCTTCGGCAGCTGAAATAGTCATCAATAATCTGAAACCTTATATGCAGGTGATCCAGGTTGGAGATGTAACGCTGGGAAAAGATATGGCAGGTTTCACTATAGAAGATAAACGGAAACCTCAAAAGATCCGTTGGCAGATGCATCCGGTAATTTATAAAGTTTTTAATGGAAATGGAACGGGTGAATACAGTAATGGAATTTTGCCGCAGGTTTCAGTGAACGAGTATGTTACGTTGCCTTTATTGCCTTTAGGTGATCCCAATGAAACCTTAATTTCTTCTGTTTTGAATGGAACTTATTTTAAGTCTGCCCATCAGGGAGGGTCTTCCGAAGAAGCTAAGATTTTATATCAGAGTGATGTTCCTCCTATTGCTGTTGGCAAGGATTTATAA
- a CDS encoding MarR family winged helix-turn-helix transcriptional regulator: MKPIEKKFFDTFTDFQCLILAHMNRGDINGITASHYNIIEFILRKKGLTGKEIATAFKITPAAVSKQLKILINNGFITQKQDEADRRKFILSVTEKGKFIVENSETFRKSMTQQAASILTSAELKQFNSLLNKILNEIKL; the protein is encoded by the coding sequence ATGAAACCTATTGAAAAAAAATTTTTTGACACATTTACAGATTTCCAGTGTCTTATTCTTGCCCATATGAACAGAGGAGATATTAACGGAATAACAGCTTCTCATTATAATATAATCGAATTTATTCTTCGTAAAAAAGGATTAACAGGAAAAGAGATCGCAACTGCTTTTAAAATCACCCCTGCAGCCGTTTCTAAGCAACTGAAGATCCTTATTAACAACGGTTTTATTACTCAGAAACAGGATGAGGCAGACCGTAGAAAGTTCATACTGTCCGTCACTGAAAAAGGAAAATTTATAGTTGAGAATTCTGAAACCTTCCGGAAAAGCATGACTCAACAGGCTGCTTCTATACTTACTTCGGCTGAACTTAAACAGTTTAATTCCCTGCTGAATAAGATTTTGAATGAAATCAAGCTTTAA
- a CDS encoding TonB-dependent receptor: MKSLKCGFTIAALFFTVAAEAQELVQKVSFSAPASRPLIEVLEEFAGKTGMRLAYSKYDIKELKVKGVKCENSSINNCLKDIINGLPVIFRLHGDLISIKYENSNVSVPGNGRISGKIVDEVGNPVVGAEINIAGRTAVTDNNGDFSVDLPSGLYNMTVKASKYNTLRVEKLSIINKETNTVSFALNRVSDKITDIKEVVVTATRKADTQAGLLAQQKKAAQLSDGISAEQIAKTPDNDVGGTLKRVTGITTIDNKYVVVRSMGERWNTAAMDGINLPSTEAYNQNFSFDIIPTAMVESVVVSKSATPDMNANFAGGFVEVRTKDIPNENFTTVSMGTSYNDQSAFKEFLTRKRGKYDYFGYDDGTRDFPQGLKAMNWNNPMFFEQSSQFRNDNFTTYKTRGDMGSNWQLALGRTYALKNNSKWGFAGAFIIRNEQNKLDIDHTGRGSWLDTTETAFDANGKMPFYNFKNTGASYNYNSTVAGMLNFGLQLGKSRISFRNSYTHIYDNTLTRITGWDENTNGSGSPANAEAAYNYFYHGIIPNNDPSKIPSLDKPFTENTVYPVYQMFLQNKLEGSHKIGNMEINWFAARTGVSSDTKDYTQHRTLYKFVGREIMNYHVANNSASDFARGYITSKETDYNYGASFKWGFDRGNFKNDIKIGYAGASKTNTNQQQKFLLRVDGNRDVPNPKFLEIYGSLADWFDGSHYVPGGIGWETRPLYMDDGKYEGEVEQHAAYVMFDNRWNNKFRLVWGLRAEYFQYDLISQQIESKNDSNNFARVGVDDKPWQWMPSANFTYSPTNKINLRLAYNKTVIRPQFNERTGLPYFDPIANGQIFNTQMVSSTVNNYDFKFEWFPGLGEIFSAGLYYKDIDRPIEREGRLSNDGNLSLYNGNSKNAKLKGVEVEVRKNLGFIAEGSLFERLFVSGNFTYNTTKVIAFKDQYKTGENDETYEVDRPLYGQTPYAYNVGLMYDGKRLGFNFLYNAKGDQYMTVGYSYNAEEIQRPYAVADAQVSYKLLRNRNLEVKFNVRNLFNRVKEYYNNFNSYLGYTDNTGNKTARELQQLVPGATNRYDKDIDKILFRAYSGRIFGLSVNYTF, encoded by the coding sequence ATGAAAAGTTTGAAATGTGGTTTTACCATAGCAGCCCTATTTTTTACTGTTGCAGCAGAAGCACAGGAATTGGTTCAGAAAGTTTCGTTTTCTGCTCCTGCAAGCAGACCATTAATTGAAGTTTTGGAAGAATTTGCAGGAAAAACAGGAATGAGACTGGCTTATTCAAAATATGATATTAAAGAGCTGAAGGTAAAAGGGGTAAAATGTGAAAATTCTTCTATTAATAATTGCCTGAAAGATATTATCAATGGGCTTCCTGTAATATTCCGCTTACATGGGGATCTCATCTCAATAAAATATGAAAATTCTAATGTTTCTGTACCGGGAAACGGGCGTATTTCCGGAAAAATAGTGGATGAAGTGGGAAATCCTGTTGTGGGTGCAGAAATAAATATTGCAGGAAGAACAGCGGTAACAGATAATAATGGAGATTTCTCTGTAGACCTTCCTTCAGGACTTTATAACATGACAGTGAAAGCGTCTAAATATAACACACTCAGGGTAGAAAAATTATCAATCATCAATAAAGAAACAAATACTGTTTCCTTTGCACTGAACAGGGTTTCTGATAAAATTACTGACATCAAAGAAGTGGTGGTAACGGCAACGCGTAAAGCAGATACTCAGGCAGGATTGTTGGCCCAGCAAAAGAAAGCGGCCCAGTTGAGTGATGGAATCTCTGCCGAACAGATTGCTAAAACTCCTGATAATGATGTGGGCGGAACCTTGAAGAGAGTAACGGGAATCACCACTATAGATAACAAATATGTAGTCGTAAGGTCTATGGGAGAACGATGGAATACCGCAGCGATGGATGGGATCAACCTGCCCAGTACCGAAGCCTATAATCAGAATTTTTCTTTCGATATTATTCCTACAGCAATGGTGGAAAGTGTGGTTGTAAGTAAATCTGCAACGCCGGATATGAATGCCAATTTTGCAGGAGGGTTTGTAGAGGTAAGAACTAAAGATATTCCTAATGAAAATTTTACTACTGTAAGTATGGGAACTTCTTATAACGATCAGTCTGCTTTCAAAGAATTTCTGACCCGTAAAAGAGGAAAGTATGATTATTTCGGGTACGATGACGGAACAAGAGATTTTCCTCAGGGTCTTAAAGCGATGAACTGGAACAATCCTATGTTTTTTGAACAGTCCAGCCAGTTCAGGAATGATAATTTCACGACATATAAGACAAGGGGAGATATGGGGTCCAATTGGCAATTGGCATTAGGAAGAACTTACGCTCTTAAAAATAATAGCAAATGGGGCTTTGCCGGAGCATTCATTATCAGAAATGAACAGAATAAGCTGGATATAGATCATACAGGAAGAGGAAGCTGGCTGGATACTACAGAGACTGCTTTTGATGCCAATGGAAAAATGCCTTTTTATAATTTTAAGAATACAGGAGCATCCTATAATTATAATTCGACGGTGGCAGGAATGCTGAATTTTGGATTACAGTTGGGAAAGAGTAGAATTTCATTCCGTAATTCATATACCCATATCTATGATAATACACTGACAAGAATTACAGGATGGGATGAAAACACCAATGGAAGTGGTTCGCCAGCCAATGCAGAAGCTGCCTATAATTATTTTTATCACGGGATAATTCCCAATAATGATCCATCAAAAATTCCATCATTAGATAAGCCTTTTACGGAGAATACAGTATATCCTGTTTATCAGATGTTTTTACAAAATAAGCTGGAAGGAAGCCATAAGATAGGGAATATGGAAATCAACTGGTTTGCTGCCCGAACGGGAGTTTCATCAGACACTAAGGATTATACCCAGCACAGGACTTTATACAAATTTGTAGGACGTGAAATCATGAATTATCATGTCGCCAATAATTCTGCAAGTGATTTTGCAAGAGGATATATTACCAGCAAAGAAACAGATTATAATTATGGAGCTTCTTTTAAATGGGGTTTTGACAGAGGAAATTTTAAAAATGATATTAAAATAGGATATGCCGGAGCCTCAAAAACCAATACAAATCAACAGCAGAAATTTTTATTGAGAGTAGATGGAAACCGGGATGTTCCGAATCCTAAATTTTTGGAAATATATGGATCTCTTGCCGATTGGTTTGATGGCTCTCATTATGTACCCGGGGGAATTGGATGGGAGACCAGACCATTGTACATGGATGATGGTAAGTATGAGGGTGAAGTTGAGCAGCATGCTGCATACGTGATGTTTGACAACCGCTGGAACAATAAATTCAGGTTAGTATGGGGATTACGTGCGGAATATTTTCAATATGATCTTATTTCTCAGCAAATCGAGTCTAAGAATGATTCCAATAATTTTGCCAGAGTAGGAGTTGATGATAAACCATGGCAATGGATGCCTTCTGCCAATTTTACTTATAGTCCCACCAATAAAATAAACCTTAGGCTTGCTTACAACAAGACTGTTATTCGTCCTCAGTTTAATGAGAGAACCGGATTACCTTATTTTGACCCGATAGCGAATGGACAGATTTTCAATACACAGATGGTATCATCTACAGTGAACAATTACGATTTTAAATTTGAGTGGTTTCCTGGATTGGGGGAGATATTCTCTGCCGGATTGTATTATAAGGATATTGACAGACCTATTGAACGTGAGGGCCGCCTTTCCAATGATGGAAATCTATCCTTGTACAATGGAAATTCAAAAAATGCAAAACTGAAAGGAGTAGAAGTAGAGGTAAGGAAAAACCTCGGATTTATTGCGGAAGGATCATTATTTGAAAGACTTTTTGTAAGTGGAAATTTCACCTACAATACAACGAAAGTAATTGCTTTTAAAGATCAGTATAAAACAGGTGAGAATGACGAAACCTATGAAGTGGATAGACCTCTTTACGGACAGACTCCTTATGCATATAATGTAGGATTGATGTATGATGGAAAAAGGCTGGGATTTAATTTTTTATACAATGCAAAAGGAGATCAGTATATGACAGTAGGATATTCTTATAATGCAGAAGAAATTCAACGTCCTTACGCAGTGGCAGATGCACAGGTATCCTATAAACTCTTAAGAAACAGAAATCTTGAAGTGAAGTTTAATGTAAGGAATCTCTTCAACAGGGTAAAAGAATATTACAACAACTTTAATTCTTATTTAGGCTATACTGACAATACAGGAAATAAGACAGCCAGAGAATTGCAGCAACTTGTGCCGGGTGCCACGAACAGGTATGATAAAGATATTGATAAGATCTTATTCCGTGCTTATAGCGGAAGGATTTTCGGGTTAAGTGTTAATTATACATTTTAA
- a CDS encoding FecR family protein, translating into MRRFNYKNIEAFVFKLWTREVSGEKTSEKEMEIVKKWKAHAEKGLDEVHLQESKERVLAGLEHYFVPYEKIGYRNHLPKNAYKIAAVIILFLTLGGILTYHTLIKPDVYLAVSENRIVHLEDGSVVTLLPGAELTVAKSFPASTRMVDLKGDAIFSVAKSKSHPFIVHAEGFSTKVLGTIFKVSQSGKKKAVDLYEGKVAVSSIGVPVSYLKPNQKWTNLGVARTTAIISFAPDRVSGKQHPKLLSLSFNDVPLKEVITVLEGNYSTKIHYPKEVEDKKITADFTGGTVSENIDALAFILGFEVQKNDNIYILKK; encoded by the coding sequence ATGAGACGTTTTAATTATAAAAATATCGAGGCCTTTGTTTTCAAACTTTGGACACGTGAAGTTTCAGGGGAAAAAACTTCTGAAAAAGAAATGGAAATTGTAAAGAAATGGAAAGCCCATGCAGAAAAAGGTCTGGATGAAGTTCATCTGCAGGAATCTAAAGAAAGAGTATTGGCAGGTTTGGAGCATTATTTTGTGCCTTATGAAAAAATAGGATACAGAAATCATCTTCCGAAGAATGCCTACAAAATTGCAGCGGTCATTATTCTGTTTTTAACACTGGGAGGGATTTTGACGTATCATACACTGATAAAGCCGGATGTTTATCTAGCAGTATCAGAAAACAGAATTGTTCATCTTGAAGACGGATCTGTAGTGACTTTACTGCCCGGAGCAGAACTTACGGTAGCAAAATCATTTCCTGCATCTACGAGAATGGTGGATTTAAAAGGAGATGCTATCTTTTCTGTAGCAAAATCAAAATCTCATCCATTTATTGTTCATGCAGAAGGTTTCAGTACAAAAGTATTGGGAACAATATTTAAAGTTTCTCAGTCCGGGAAGAAAAAAGCAGTAGATCTTTATGAAGGGAAGGTGGCTGTATCTTCCATTGGAGTTCCTGTTTCTTATCTGAAACCGAATCAGAAATGGACGAATCTGGGCGTTGCCCGTACCACAGCTATTATTTCATTCGCTCCTGACAGAGTATCAGGGAAACAGCATCCTAAGCTGTTGTCTTTAAGCTTTAACGATGTTCCTTTAAAGGAGGTAATTACAGTATTGGAAGGTAATTATAGTACAAAAATTCATTACCCAAAAGAAGTGGAGGATAAAAAAATCACAGCAGATTTTACGGGAGGAACTGTCAGTGAAAATATTGATGCCCTTGCCTTTATCCTGGGATTTGAAGTTCAGAAAAACGATAATATCTACATCCTGAAAAAATAA
- a CDS encoding sterol desaturase family protein yields the protein MNFNETALSGYINMFWQFSWPQWVVFSVISNLLLYLFSIGLYVFIDKTCRKSPLQEKDHPVSASDFYLSLFTVVCNSLVMLIGVFLWKNGWIELGTTQSGMKISLEVIALLLLMDLCMYFFHYAAHLPLVYKMIHGKHHEHVSTNYLSLFVLHPFETIGFGLIMLVLLLCYNFSVISISIYLSINLIWGTIGHLNREFFPASFDRFFVGTTRFHNHHHLDETKNFGFYTSIWDRLFGTYK from the coding sequence ATGAATTTTAATGAGACAGCGCTTTCCGGTTATATCAATATGTTCTGGCAGTTTTCCTGGCCACAATGGGTTGTGTTCAGTGTGATTAGCAATCTTCTTTTATATTTATTTTCAATAGGACTATATGTTTTCATTGATAAAACCTGTCGTAAAAGCCCATTGCAAGAGAAAGATCATCCTGTTTCAGCATCAGATTTTTACCTCAGTCTTTTTACGGTTGTCTGTAATAGCCTTGTTATGCTGATAGGTGTTTTTTTATGGAAGAATGGCTGGATTGAGTTGGGAACTACCCAGTCAGGAATGAAGATAAGCCTGGAGGTTATTGCTTTACTTCTTTTAATGGATCTGTGTATGTACTTCTTTCACTATGCTGCCCATTTACCACTTGTATATAAAATGATTCACGGAAAGCACCACGAGCATGTGAGCACCAATTATCTGAGCCTTTTTGTTCTTCATCCTTTTGAAACCATAGGATTTGGACTCATAATGCTGGTCTTATTACTATGTTATAATTTTTCTGTTATTTCAATTTCCATTTATTTGTCTATCAATCTTATTTGGGGAACGATAGGGCATCTCAACAGAGAGTTTTTTCCCGCCAGTTTTGATCGTTTTTTTGTAGGAACCACCAGATTTCACAATCACCATCATCTGGATGAAACCAAGAATTTTGGATTTTATACTTCCATCTGGGATAGGCTGTTTGGTACATATAAATAA
- a CDS encoding T9SS-dependent choice-of-anchor J family protein, protein MKKIILSSVLFLSQLATAQSLVWGNTFDTPADLQGWTFHDLNSNNNGWIQGPNIYHNGTSLTYGNAGVLRHSTNLVPTGSAVGFGGEDDWIISPQIDLTSASGTITLASYIGRQRATHTIVSRDLYIYVSTPQKAVPVLADFQAMTIDGSGNYQQSPYKIQVGSSTNPFPADLTQFVENLVDLSAFAGKKIYIGMWANRNASGNNIMNINIDEMAIYATTTTLSTKDVKKKENLTKIAENPVKEYLQLQLNPALKDNRTMIHLYNAAGQKVLTAQYSRLINIAGLSEGVYIAEVTDGKTTERLNFIKK, encoded by the coding sequence ATGAAAAAAATAATTTTATCATCTGTTTTGTTTTTATCTCAGCTGGCTACAGCACAATCTCTGGTATGGGGAAATACTTTTGATACTCCTGCCGACCTTCAGGGATGGACATTCCATGATCTGAACAGCAATAATAACGGATGGATTCAGGGGCCTAATATCTATCACAACGGTACATCTTTAACCTATGGAAATGCAGGCGTTCTGAGACATTCTACCAACCTGGTTCCTACGGGAAGTGCAGTAGGGTTTGGAGGTGAAGATGACTGGATTATTTCTCCTCAGATTGACCTTACGAGTGCTTCGGGAACAATCACTCTTGCTTCTTATATAGGAAGACAGAGAGCAACCCATACTATTGTGAGCAGAGATCTTTATATCTATGTAAGTACTCCTCAAAAAGCAGTCCCTGTTTTAGCAGATTTTCAAGCTATGACAATAGATGGATCTGGAAATTATCAGCAAAGTCCCTATAAAATACAGGTAGGGTCTTCCACCAATCCTTTTCCAGCAGATCTTACCCAATTTGTAGAAAACCTTGTAGACCTTTCAGCTTTTGCAGGAAAGAAAATTTATATAGGAATGTGGGCCAACAGAAATGCAAGTGGGAATAATATCATGAATATCAATATTGATGAAATGGCAATCTATGCGACAACTACGACCCTAAGCACAAAAGATGTAAAAAAGAAAGAAAATCTGACGAAAATTGCAGAAAATCCGGTAAAAGAATACTTACAGTTACAGCTTAATCCTGCATTAAAAGACAATAGAACAATGATTCACCTTTATAATGCAGCAGGACAGAAGGTTCTTACAGCTCAATACTCAAGATTAATCAATATAGCAGGTTTATCAGAAGGGGTATATATTGCGGAAGTAACTGACGGAAAAACTACGGAACGTTTGAATTTTATTAAAAAATAA